The following are from one region of the Brienomyrus brachyistius isolate T26 chromosome 4, BBRACH_0.4, whole genome shotgun sequence genome:
- the LOC125739746 gene encoding putative nuclease HARBI1 isoform X2, whose amino-acid sequence MADLALLEDLQQALLRRDRVFRDRTDLLAESDEWLISRFRLPRAILLALCQQFSQLLERSTKRTSAVPVHTQVLSTIGFLATGTFQREIGDRSGISQPTVSRIMPHVLHAIISLTSQYITFPNTAAERTKIMTDFYNIAGFPSVIGAVDCTHVALKAPTADEFAFVNRKGYHSINVQVICDAHLILLNVVANRPGGTHDSFIVQNSIVGLRLQQSAAGEGWLIGDRGYALKSWLMTPVANPVSQKELNYNRAHERTRSTVERAIGLLKARWLCLSGRGGILQYKPDKNRISQDSCLETHRTC is encoded by the exons ATGGCAGACCTTGCGCTTCTTGAAGATTTGCAACAAGCACTTTTGCGCAGAGATCGCGTTTTCAGGGACCGCACAGACTTACTCGCTGAGAGTGATGAGTGGCTCATTAGTCGTTTTCGTTTGCCAAGGGCAATTTTGCTTGCTTTGTGTCAGCAGTTCTCGCAACTTTTGGAGAGGTCGACAAAGCGCACCAGTGCAGTCCCCGTGCACACTCAGGTTCTTTCTACTATTGGCTTTTTAGCCACAGGCACATTTCAAAGGGAAATTGGTGACAGGTCTGGTATTTCTCAACCCACCGTGAGCCGAATTATGCCACACGTTTTACATGCAATTATATCACTTACATCACAGTACATTACGTTTCCAAATACCGCAGCGGAAAGGACAAAAATTATGACCGATTTCTACAACATCGCAGGATTTCCAAGTGTAATAGGGGCAGTTGACTGCACACATGTTGCCCTGAAAGCTCCTACTGCTGATGAATTTGCATTTGTAAATAGAAAAGGTTATCACTCCATTAACGTGCAGGTAATCTGTGATGCACACTTGATCCTGCTAAATGTCGTTGCGAACAGGCCGGGAGGGACACACGATTCCTTCATTGTGCAGAACAGCATCGTGGGACTTCGTCTTCAGCAAAGCGCTGCTGGAGAAGGCTGGCTTATTG GGGATCGAGGATATGCCCTTAAATCCTGGCTGATGACCCCAGTGGCAAACCCTGTATCCCAAAAGGAGCTGAATTACAACCGAGCACATGAgcgcacaagaagcacagtagAACGTGCAATAGGCTTGCTGAAGGCTCGATGGCTGTGTCTGTCAGGCAGAGGAGGCATATTGCAATACAAACCCGACAag AACCGCATCAGTCAGGACTCGTGCCTCGAGACGCATCGGACGTGCTGA
- the LOC125739746 gene encoding putative nuclease HARBI1 isoform X1 — translation MADLALLEDLQQALLRRDRVFRDRTDLLAESDEWLISRFRLPRAILLALCQQFSQLLERSTKRTSAVPVHTQVLSTIGFLATGTFQREIGDRSGISQPTVSRIMPHVLHAIISLTSQYITFPNTAAERTKIMTDFYNIAGFPSVIGAVDCTHVALKAPTADEFAFVNRKGYHSINVQVICDAHLILLNVVANRPGGTHDSFIVQNSIVGLRLQQSAAGEGWLIGDRGYALKSWLMTPVANPVSQKELNYNRAHERTRSTVERAIGLLKARWLCLSGRGGILQYKPDKVCYIVKACSVLHNIAIKNGIPLDEMPIQEDRHMAEGFDPMPNAVAVQLRAGIIERF, via the exons ATGGCAGACCTTGCGCTTCTTGAAGATTTGCAACAAGCACTTTTGCGCAGAGATCGCGTTTTCAGGGACCGCACAGACTTACTCGCTGAGAGTGATGAGTGGCTCATTAGTCGTTTTCGTTTGCCAAGGGCAATTTTGCTTGCTTTGTGTCAGCAGTTCTCGCAACTTTTGGAGAGGTCGACAAAGCGCACCAGTGCAGTCCCCGTGCACACTCAGGTTCTTTCTACTATTGGCTTTTTAGCCACAGGCACATTTCAAAGGGAAATTGGTGACAGGTCTGGTATTTCTCAACCCACCGTGAGCCGAATTATGCCACACGTTTTACATGCAATTATATCACTTACATCACAGTACATTACGTTTCCAAATACCGCAGCGGAAAGGACAAAAATTATGACCGATTTCTACAACATCGCAGGATTTCCAAGTGTAATAGGGGCAGTTGACTGCACACATGTTGCCCTGAAAGCTCCTACTGCTGATGAATTTGCATTTGTAAATAGAAAAGGTTATCACTCCATTAACGTGCAGGTAATCTGTGATGCACACTTGATCCTGCTAAATGTCGTTGCGAACAGGCCGGGAGGGACACACGATTCCTTCATTGTGCAGAACAGCATCGTGGGACTTCGTCTTCAGCAAAGCGCTGCTGGAGAAGGCTGGCTTATTG GGGATCGAGGATATGCCCTTAAATCCTGGCTGATGACCCCAGTGGCAAACCCTGTATCCCAAAAGGAGCTGAATTACAACCGAGCACATGAgcgcacaagaagcacagtagAACGTGCAATAGGCTTGCTGAAGGCTCGATGGCTGTGTCTGTCAGGCAGAGGAGGCATATTGCAATACAAACCCGACAag GTGTGCTATATCGTTAAAGCATGCAGTGTGCTGCACAATATTGCCATTAAAAACGGTATAccactggatgagatgccaataCAAGAAGATCGCCACATGGCAGAAGGTTTTGACCCCATGCCAAATGCTGTGGCCGTGCAACTAAGAGCAGGGATAATCGAACGGTTCTAA